From a single Endozoicomonas euniceicola genomic region:
- a CDS encoding IS1634 family transposase has product MPPVQYRSQVMDHLGLVAGMCKELGIVEHIDKRAPKLSDEWNISHGEAVIAMIINGLGFTGQSLHMFPQFFANKPLDKLIRGGIEPEHINDKVLGRALDVLFDLDVSKVHFELAIKVAKHLKLPCDALNLDGTGFHVDGRYNCDDEVSDEDLNCIRLCKGYSRDHRPDLNQAILLLLTENRAGIPLFMKAASGNVTDKTSFKQVVSQHIKSFKAALNARYFVGDAAMYVAGTLQELSHQEQLFVSRVPLNIGDAKKLVRSAPSRSMNVVDGFDHYEAVETLSEYAGVVQRWVLFRNKQSQKAEQKTLTRRMQKKSLTESEALVKLGKKSFRCEADAMEAFRQWQKNSKLCQAEPKVISKPCYNTKGRPADGMPPDHYEYFVTGCCSVAVERRRDAEASLGCFILGTNDMDTDRLDTTELLKTYKSQQQVERGFRFLKSPDFLVSSLYLKKPERIEALLMVMTLCLMVYAAIQHRIRYELKRQSRTFPDMKKKPAKNPTGRWIFCCFEGIHVWTINGTEKHVVGISESQSTIIFILGQTYQSIYS; this is encoded by the coding sequence ATGCCTCCTGTTCAATATCGCTCTCAGGTCATGGATCACCTCGGTCTGGTGGCTGGAATGTGCAAAGAGCTGGGAATTGTCGAGCACATCGATAAACGAGCCCCCAAGCTATCTGACGAATGGAACATTTCCCACGGTGAAGCCGTGATAGCTATGATAATCAACGGTCTTGGCTTCACAGGACAGTCTCTCCATATGTTCCCTCAGTTCTTCGCCAATAAACCCCTCGACAAACTAATCAGGGGCGGGATTGAACCCGAACACATAAACGACAAAGTACTGGGAAGGGCGCTGGACGTACTTTTTGATCTGGATGTTAGTAAAGTCCATTTCGAGCTGGCTATCAAGGTGGCGAAGCACCTCAAATTACCGTGCGACGCACTGAACCTCGATGGTACAGGGTTTCACGTCGATGGTCGTTATAATTGTGATGACGAAGTGAGCGATGAAGACCTTAATTGTATCCGGCTTTGCAAGGGCTACAGTCGAGACCATCGCCCGGACTTGAATCAGGCCATATTACTTCTGCTAACCGAGAATCGTGCAGGCATTCCACTGTTTATGAAAGCAGCCAGTGGCAATGTGACGGATAAAACCAGTTTCAAACAAGTGGTGAGCCAGCACATAAAGAGCTTTAAAGCGGCTCTGAATGCCCGTTATTTCGTCGGTGATGCCGCAATGTACGTGGCAGGAACCCTTCAGGAACTCAGCCATCAGGAGCAGTTGTTTGTTTCCCGAGTCCCTCTCAATATCGGTGATGCTAAAAAACTGGTACGTAGCGCACCATCGCGCTCCATGAATGTGGTGGATGGATTTGACCATTACGAAGCGGTGGAGACATTGTCTGAGTATGCCGGTGTCGTACAACGCTGGGTTCTGTTTCGAAACAAGCAGAGCCAGAAAGCGGAACAGAAGACACTGACCCGGCGTATGCAGAAAAAATCCCTGACAGAATCCGAGGCTCTGGTAAAGCTGGGCAAAAAGTCGTTCCGGTGTGAAGCCGACGCCATGGAAGCCTTCAGGCAATGGCAAAAGAATTCCAAACTTTGTCAGGCTGAACCTAAGGTCATTAGCAAGCCTTGTTACAATACCAAAGGTCGCCCTGCTGACGGGATGCCTCCTGACCACTATGAATATTTCGTGACAGGTTGCTGCTCAGTAGCTGTGGAGAGACGTCGGGATGCTGAGGCGTCACTGGGTTGCTTTATACTGGGCACCAACGACATGGATACAGACCGGCTGGATACGACTGAACTGCTAAAGACGTATAAATCCCAACAGCAGGTTGAAAGAGGCTTTCGTTTCCTGAAAAGCCCGGATTTCCTAGTGTCATCACTTTATCTCAAGAAGCCGGAACGTATTGAAGCGCTGCTAATGGTGATGACTCTCTGCCTGATGGTCTATGCTGCTATCCAACATCGAATTCGTTATGAGCTGAAAAGACAGAGTCGAACGTTCCCGGACATGAAAAAGAAACCGGCGAAGAACCCCACGGGCAGGTGGATTTTCTGCTGCTTCGAGGGTATTCATGTGTGGACGATCAATGGGACGGAGAAGCATGTAGTCGGCATCTCGGAAAGTCAGTCGACGATCATTTTTATACTGGGTCAAACGTACCAATCAATTTATTCCTGA
- a CDS encoding DEAD/DEAH box helicase, translating to MSDYTKARLEFVNWVKQSLTGEKLKDDLLFENNPFDRYTTGILYSLGAEHETDDQLDEEETELENATSPKKTKYQPPSSMGFSFYIDNTLESLRIFYSAVRFEDGGSPGNVRRWEKQPLVDDDGEEVEVLLNNSSQHIVCQDRARIDVTVRPHGDGKIITVTLSNNQHFTVGEKEKLRDELAKHSLFEAGLKCFLPEISLRNYPRVSKALLTKEEQELELRYKDEHVYAIGHGVAVDWSFESGGIELFSDFMPVVEVPQVTAKTGGKLTEVLSFEFLKTIQSNNSVFEQLDEFVDSYSEWIEAQEVIADSEEDDEQDTAQRLISRMEIANSRMRSSISLMREDENAQYAFALANQAMLTQMELNGANNPRDPYNWRPFQLAFFLMALESSIDEDNDYRDWVDLIWFPTGGGKTEAYLGVMAFVFVYRRLKYSSSGGGTTAIMRYTLRLLTSQQFVRACKVVSALELIRRETPALGKEPYSVGLWLGGESSPNSFAQALEQLNKGNFSKFILRQCPWCRDAFTKSNYKATETSFHFTCNNQECAFGHEENNVLPFNVVDEALYTKPPSLLIATVDKFARLPWEDRASSFFGGNTHRPPELIIQDELHLISGALGSIVGLYEVGFEAILVSRGVYPKFIASTATIRQASEQVRALFGRDMAVFPPVGLRQKDSYFAREVPLSEKPGRLYIGYMAFSRQRQNCLEDLAAVLITAPQILFNDQSELKDSWWTQMVYHGSLKGVGNSRTNFQSGIPRIQHRLLLSDFLNEIDVLEPGIAELLRANKLIQSPSFFNGECSKEISENQDIARLYDQYFPARKLNIKSLTSNQTADANAKIFESLSSAYEEHDAIDAALATNMVSVGLDEPRLALMVINGQPLTTAEYIQASSRVGRGKTPGIVFANYYKTQARSLSHYENFRAYHSSFYRFVEPSSLTPFTQQVRNRALHAALVAAVRHGEHGLIDNTDAEQFNSERPEVAKVIKQLKLRIKFALAGSKKSAKEVCEHLDRLIADWENETSTATNLRYKQHDNSTEGLLAPFEGEKSSSGLWKTLNSMRSVEKTGLFEVAGDKKID from the coding sequence ATGTCCGACTATACCAAGGCTCGCCTTGAGTTTGTTAACTGGGTCAAACAGAGTTTAACCGGTGAAAAACTAAAAGATGATTTACTTTTTGAAAATAACCCTTTTGATCGATACACGACTGGAATTCTGTACTCATTGGGTGCCGAGCACGAAACTGATGATCAGTTGGACGAAGAAGAAACCGAGTTAGAAAACGCCACATCTCCCAAAAAAACAAAATACCAACCCCCATCATCCATGGGTTTTTCGTTCTATATTGACAATACCCTTGAGTCACTCCGAATTTTTTATAGTGCAGTCAGGTTTGAGGATGGTGGTTCACCTGGCAATGTTCGTAGATGGGAAAAGCAACCTCTGGTGGATGATGACGGGGAGGAAGTTGAGGTATTACTTAACAATTCATCACAACATATAGTTTGCCAAGACCGGGCTAGAATTGATGTTACTGTCCGTCCCCATGGCGATGGCAAAATCATAACGGTCACTCTTTCCAATAACCAACACTTCACAGTAGGCGAAAAAGAGAAATTGCGTGATGAGCTGGCAAAACACTCTTTGTTCGAAGCCGGACTAAAGTGCTTTTTACCAGAGATTTCACTTCGAAACTATCCTCGGGTTAGCAAGGCCTTGCTCACGAAGGAAGAGCAAGAACTCGAACTTCGTTATAAGGATGAACATGTCTATGCTATCGGCCATGGCGTGGCGGTTGACTGGAGTTTCGAAAGCGGTGGTATTGAGTTATTCAGTGATTTTATGCCAGTCGTCGAGGTGCCTCAGGTCACTGCAAAAACGGGCGGTAAACTCACTGAGGTTCTGAGTTTTGAATTCCTCAAGACGATACAGTCCAATAATAGTGTTTTTGAGCAACTTGATGAATTTGTCGATAGCTATTCTGAATGGATTGAGGCTCAGGAGGTTATTGCAGACTCTGAAGAGGATGATGAGCAGGATACCGCTCAACGCCTTATTTCCCGAATGGAAATCGCGAACTCGAGAATGCGAAGCAGTATTTCTCTGATGCGCGAAGATGAAAACGCACAATATGCTTTTGCGTTAGCTAATCAGGCAATGCTGACACAAATGGAACTTAATGGTGCGAACAACCCCAGGGATCCTTACAATTGGCGGCCATTCCAGCTTGCTTTTTTTCTTATGGCTTTAGAGTCTTCCATTGATGAAGACAATGATTATCGGGACTGGGTCGATCTAATCTGGTTTCCGACAGGTGGAGGAAAGACAGAAGCTTATTTAGGTGTCATGGCGTTTGTATTTGTCTACCGCCGCCTCAAGTATTCCAGCAGTGGCGGGGGAACGACAGCGATCATGCGCTACACTCTCCGACTGTTAACATCCCAGCAATTTGTTCGCGCATGCAAAGTTGTTTCTGCATTAGAACTTATTCGCCGGGAGACCCCGGCACTGGGAAAAGAGCCTTACAGTGTGGGACTGTGGCTTGGTGGGGAATCTTCGCCAAATAGCTTTGCTCAAGCACTTGAGCAACTCAATAAAGGAAACTTCAGTAAGTTTATTTTGCGTCAGTGTCCTTGGTGTAGGGATGCCTTTACAAAAAGTAATTACAAAGCGACAGAAACAAGCTTCCATTTTACCTGTAACAATCAAGAGTGTGCATTCGGCCACGAGGAAAATAATGTCTTACCATTCAATGTCGTTGATGAAGCTCTTTATACGAAGCCTCCGAGCTTATTAATTGCCACGGTAGATAAGTTTGCCAGACTCCCATGGGAAGATCGGGCATCCTCTTTCTTTGGGGGTAATACTCATCGCCCGCCTGAACTGATTATTCAAGATGAACTTCATCTCATTTCAGGAGCATTGGGTTCAATTGTTGGGCTTTATGAAGTGGGTTTCGAAGCAATCCTTGTCTCTCGTGGTGTTTATCCCAAGTTTATTGCCTCAACAGCAACTATCCGTCAAGCTTCTGAACAGGTTCGAGCACTATTTGGCCGTGATATGGCCGTATTCCCCCCCGTTGGTCTTCGTCAAAAAGATTCTTACTTTGCCCGCGAAGTACCATTAAGTGAGAAGCCGGGCAGGCTTTACATAGGCTACATGGCTTTTAGCCGGCAACGCCAAAACTGTCTCGAAGATCTGGCGGCAGTTTTAATAACTGCACCGCAAATTCTATTTAATGATCAAAGCGAGTTAAAGGATTCATGGTGGACCCAAATGGTCTATCACGGCAGTTTAAAGGGAGTGGGTAATAGCAGAACGAACTTCCAAAGTGGTATTCCACGTATTCAGCACCGACTGCTGCTATCGGATTTTTTAAATGAAATTGACGTTCTGGAACCTGGAATAGCCGAATTATTACGAGCCAATAAATTAATTCAGTCGCCCAGTTTTTTTAACGGGGAGTGCTCAAAAGAAATCTCAGAAAATCAGGATATTGCAAGACTGTATGACCAATATTTTCCGGCAAGAAAACTAAATATCAAATCACTGACAAGTAACCAAACGGCTGATGCAAACGCTAAAATTTTTGAATCACTAAGCTCTGCTTACGAAGAGCATGATGCAATTGATGCAGCGCTGGCGACAAACATGGTATCCGTTGGCCTTGATGAACCAAGACTGGCACTGATGGTAATCAATGGGCAGCCTTTGACAACAGCGGAATATATTCAGGCAAGCAGCCGGGTAGGCCGGGGAAAGACTCCAGGAATCGTGTTTGCTAATTATTACAAAACTCAGGCCAGAAGCCTCTCTCACTATGAAAATTTCAGAGCATACCATAGCTCATTCTACAGGTTTGTAGAGCCTTCAAGTTTGACCCCTTTTACTCAGCAAGTAAGAAATCGGGCACTACACGCTGCACTTGTTGCTGCTGTGAGGCATGGTGAGCACGGTCTAATTGACAACACTGATGCAGAACAATTTAACAGTGAGCGACCTGAGGTTGCGAAAGTCATTAAACAGCTAAAGCTTCGTATCAAGTTTGCGCTTGCCGGGTCTAAAAAAAGTGCAAAAGAGGTATGTGAGCATTTAGATCGCCTGATTGCAGACTGGGA
- the tnpC gene encoding IS66 family transposase translates to MQNAHVSGSGTTPALLPAPFATSQVILTKQEHIQLKQQANLWHAMWKAACGREKKVLAKNASLIAQHKAEMAGLNTQVADLKSELAHMKHLLFGRKSEKTSSSSKKSGNTTRPPSNRKRGHQPGVPGSGRHLHNNLPVVHESVDLPVDKQCCTVCHRPFKSFFNDDSCDVIEVEVKAHVRRYHRRHYQKTCQCPETPNITTPPPPPRLINKGKLGISVWVELLLNKYAYGIPINRQLESYKTQGLELSQATISFGLEAITPFFEPVAEATREFVASSDQWHADETRWISWAHETTGSHKHWLWVFLCDQAVYFSIADTRAAVVPESIIGDGAGTLVCDRYSAYKKLANDAVSINLAFCWAHVRRDFIDAQRGDPELEKWSATWVNRIGRLYHLNSQRLEVLDEPEQLATQQLRLEHQVEQMAIQRDQELNRPKLRVRAKKVLESLQNHWEGLTRFVTDPGIPMDNNAAEQALRTGVVGRKNYYGSGSVWSADIAAFLFSVFMTLKLWDINPKIWLGAYLEACAINGRKPPNDLTPYLPWLMSEERLCEMRNHDPPKV, encoded by the coding sequence ATGCAAAATGCTCATGTTTCAGGATCAGGCACAACACCTGCATTACTGCCTGCCCCCTTTGCTACCTCGCAGGTCATCCTCACCAAGCAGGAACACATCCAGCTAAAACAGCAGGCCAACCTCTGGCATGCCATGTGGAAGGCGGCCTGTGGCCGAGAGAAAAAAGTATTGGCTAAAAATGCCTCTCTTATCGCTCAGCATAAAGCCGAAATGGCTGGGTTGAACACCCAGGTCGCTGATCTGAAATCAGAACTGGCACACATGAAGCACTTGCTTTTCGGTCGTAAATCAGAGAAGACCAGTTCTTCTTCAAAGAAAAGTGGCAATACTACCCGGCCACCTTCAAATCGAAAACGAGGTCACCAGCCCGGAGTCCCCGGCTCTGGTCGCCATCTTCACAACAACCTGCCAGTGGTTCATGAGTCTGTAGACTTACCAGTGGACAAACAGTGTTGTACAGTCTGTCACCGGCCATTCAAGTCTTTTTTCAATGACGACAGCTGCGACGTAATTGAAGTTGAAGTTAAGGCTCACGTTCGTCGTTATCACCGAAGGCACTACCAAAAAACTTGCCAGTGCCCTGAAACGCCCAATATTACTACTCCACCACCTCCACCAAGACTCATCAACAAAGGAAAGCTTGGTATTTCTGTCTGGGTGGAGCTGTTGCTGAATAAGTACGCATACGGCATCCCCATAAACAGGCAACTTGAGTCTTATAAGACTCAGGGACTGGAACTGTCGCAGGCGACCATCTCCTTTGGCCTGGAAGCTATAACGCCCTTTTTTGAGCCGGTTGCCGAAGCTACTCGGGAATTCGTCGCCAGTAGCGATCAGTGGCATGCTGATGAAACCCGGTGGATCAGCTGGGCACATGAGACCACAGGTTCTCACAAACATTGGCTTTGGGTATTTCTCTGTGATCAGGCGGTTTATTTCAGCATTGCTGACACCCGTGCGGCTGTCGTACCAGAGTCGATCATTGGTGACGGGGCTGGAACGCTGGTGTGTGACCGATACTCAGCGTACAAAAAGCTTGCGAATGATGCGGTGTCTATTAATTTAGCTTTCTGCTGGGCTCACGTCAGGCGGGATTTTATTGACGCTCAACGAGGTGATCCGGAGTTGGAGAAATGGAGCGCCACCTGGGTGAACAGGATTGGTCGTTTATATCATCTTAATAGTCAGCGACTTGAAGTGCTTGATGAACCAGAGCAGCTAGCAACACAGCAGTTACGGCTTGAACATCAGGTAGAGCAGATGGCAATCCAGAGGGATCAGGAACTTAATCGTCCTAAACTGCGAGTCAGAGCGAAAAAAGTGCTCGAAAGTCTACAGAATCACTGGGAAGGATTGACCCGCTTTGTCACTGATCCCGGTATCCCCATGGATAACAACGCTGCAGAGCAAGCACTGCGCACAGGTGTCGTTGGCAGGAAGAATTACTACGGCTCTGGCAGCGTATGGAGTGCTGATATAGCCGCTTTTCTATTCAGCGTTTTTATGACGCTAAAGCTTTGGGATATTAATCCAAAAATCTGGCTGGGTGCCTATCTTGAGGCTTGTGCCATAAATGGCAGGAAGCCACCTAATGATCTCACTCCTTATCTGCCCTGGTTAATGAGTGAGGAGCGGCTTTGTGAAATGCGCAATCATGATCCGCCAAAGGTATAA